The following are from one region of the Mesorhizobium sp. B4-1-4 genome:
- a CDS encoding 2-dehydro-3-deoxy-phosphogluconate aldolase: protein MPSKTEKLLSLLNGQPVIPVLKIADVADAVPLARALARGGLPAIEITLRTADALEAIRQVAAEVEEAIVGAGTILDARQFNEAASAGSRFIVSPGITRELLAAAADSEVPLLPGAITPGEIMAAREAGLRFLKFFPAEQSGGIASLKAFASPLADVKFCPTGGITGKNAADYLSLPNVICVGGSWVAPDDMVKAGKWDEIEALARAASKLGNS from the coding sequence ATGCCCAGCAAGACCGAGAAACTCCTGTCGCTCCTCAATGGCCAGCCGGTCATTCCGGTCCTCAAGATCGCCGATGTGGCCGACGCCGTGCCGCTGGCCCGCGCCCTGGCGCGTGGCGGCCTGCCGGCGATCGAGATTACCCTGAGAACCGCCGATGCTCTGGAAGCGATCCGGCAGGTGGCGGCTGAGGTCGAAGAGGCCATCGTCGGCGCCGGCACCATTCTGGACGCCAGGCAATTCAACGAAGCCGCGTCCGCAGGCTCGCGTTTCATCGTCAGCCCCGGCATCACGCGCGAGCTTCTGGCCGCGGCCGCTGACAGCGAGGTCCCTCTGCTGCCCGGCGCCATCACGCCCGGCGAGATCATGGCCGCGCGCGAGGCGGGCCTGCGCTTCCTGAAATTCTTCCCGGCCGAGCAGTCCGGCGGCATCGCTTCGCTGAAGGCCTTCGCCTCGCCGCTGGCGGATGTCAAATTCTGCCCGACCGGCGGCATCACCGGCAAGAACGCGGCCGACTACCTCAGCCTGCCTAATGTCATCTGCGTCGGCGGCTCCTGGGTCGCGCCCGACGATATGGTTAAGGCGGGCAAGTGGGATGAGATCGAAGCGCTGGCGCGCGCAGCGAGCAAGCTCGGGAATAGCTAA
- a CDS encoding DUF882 domain-containing protein — MIVAFGFVAAAATGAQAEVRSLKLYHLHTHEKAEIVYKRNGRYDPEGLRKINIILRDWRRNEPTKMDPRLLDLVWEAYRESGATDYIQVVCGYRSPSTNSMLRSRSKGVAEKSQHMLGKAMDFYIPGVPLKKLRNIGLKMQGGGVGYYPTSGSPFVHMDVGNVRHWPGISRQELVSLFPNGKTLHVPSDGRPLPGYEQALASYKARKGAGTPNVELASAGGKRSGGFLSALFGGGGSDEADDSADVETASAAPAPKARDLKPAATAKSSNLPGIAAVVAPENAQRANIPQAADEQAPEPEKDTPETIIAALPAKEIPLPDFAPRPKADVGAQPPANVPFAMADATATTEQAVATVQAPANMPFGKADPAAMAVAAAADPAQVAANNIPLPTWRPEHSLPADLAPPPGKDVLMALAETADRGKTATDAFSVLPTARPEPSKPDAVKAVLDEANAQVGNADEYQVASLSEEPRSAFNDPSDVNTASPRQAIAARPAGTDPVAAIGAGVKTTRKEARATARDQKPGPKAVVVAAAPQAARWALTSGENVTTVSSATTAPGYAYNIVHTAPSEVYTAGFQSGNQMAEANRFTGNAVKFLSVARFQTK; from the coding sequence ATGATTGTCGCATTTGGGTTTGTTGCCGCGGCTGCCACCGGCGCCCAGGCCGAAGTTCGCTCGCTGAAGCTCTATCATCTCCACACGCACGAGAAGGCCGAGATCGTCTACAAGCGCAATGGCCGCTACGATCCGGAAGGCCTGAGGAAGATCAACATCATCCTGCGCGACTGGCGTCGCAACGAGCCGACCAAGATGGACCCGCGTCTGCTGGACCTGGTCTGGGAGGCGTATCGGGAAAGCGGCGCCACCGACTATATCCAGGTCGTCTGCGGCTATCGTTCGCCATCGACAAATTCGATGCTGCGCAGCCGCAGCAAGGGCGTCGCCGAGAAGAGCCAGCATATGCTCGGCAAGGCAATGGATTTCTACATTCCCGGCGTGCCGCTGAAGAAGTTGCGCAACATCGGCCTGAAGATGCAGGGCGGTGGCGTGGGCTATTATCCGACCTCGGGTTCGCCGTTCGTCCATATGGATGTCGGCAATGTGCGCCACTGGCCCGGCATCAGCCGCCAGGAACTGGTCAGCCTGTTCCCGAACGGCAAGACGCTGCACGTGCCGAGCGATGGCCGGCCGCTGCCTGGCTATGAACAGGCGCTGGCCTCCTACAAGGCACGCAAAGGTGCTGGTACGCCCAACGTCGAGCTTGCGAGTGCCGGCGGCAAGAGGTCCGGTGGGTTCCTCTCTGCCTTGTTTGGCGGCGGCGGCTCCGATGAAGCCGACGATAGCGCCGATGTCGAGACCGCTTCGGCTGCCCCGGCGCCCAAGGCTAGAGACCTGAAGCCGGCCGCGACCGCCAAGAGCAGCAACCTCCCGGGCATCGCCGCCGTCGTGGCGCCCGAGAATGCACAGCGCGCCAACATTCCGCAGGCCGCCGATGAGCAGGCTCCGGAGCCGGAGAAGGATACGCCGGAAACGATCATTGCCGCGCTGCCGGCCAAGGAGATTCCGCTGCCCGATTTCGCGCCGCGGCCGAAGGCCGATGTCGGCGCGCAGCCGCCTGCGAACGTTCCGTTCGCCATGGCGGATGCGACGGCGACCACCGAACAGGCCGTGGCGACCGTGCAGGCGCCGGCGAATATGCCTTTCGGCAAGGCCGACCCTGCTGCCATGGCGGTTGCGGCAGCAGCCGATCCGGCGCAGGTTGCGGCCAACAATATCCCCTTGCCGACATGGCGTCCCGAACACTCGCTGCCGGCGGACCTCGCACCGCCGCCCGGGAAGGACGTACTGATGGCGCTGGCTGAAACCGCTGATCGCGGCAAGACGGCGACCGATGCGTTCTCGGTGCTGCCGACGGCGCGGCCTGAGCCGAGCAAGCCGGATGCCGTCAAGGCCGTGCTGGACGAGGCCAATGCCCAGGTCGGCAATGCTGACGAATATCAGGTTGCGTCGCTGTCCGAAGAGCCGCGCTCGGCCTTCAACGATCCGTCTGACGTCAACACCGCATCGCCGCGCCAGGCTATCGCCGCCCGCCCGGCCGGTACCGATCCGGTCGCCGCGATCGGCGCCGGCGTGAAGACGACCCGCAAGGAAGCAAGGGCTACCGCCCGCGACCAGAAGCCCGGCCCCAAGGCCGTGGTGGTCGCCGCCGCGCCGCAGGCCGCCCGCTGGGCGCTGACCAGCGGCGAGAACGTCACCACCGTTTCCAGCGCGACGACGGCGCCGGGCTATGCCTACAACATCGTGCATACAGCGCCGAGCGAGGTCTATACAGCCGGCTTCCAGTCGGGCAACCAGATGGCCGAGGCCAATCGCTTCACCGGCAACGCCGTCAAGTTCCTGTCGGTCGCTCGCTTCCAGACGAAGTAA
- a CDS encoding rhodanese-related sulfurtransferase, which produces MTPSAPSQPVRVAALYRFARLDAFGELRVPLAAFCRGRGIKGTLLLAHEGINGTVAGSEAAIADLIEHIETIDGLAGLEVKYSMAAAMPFHRMKVRLKREIVTMGVEDIDPATSAGTYVAPADWNALISEPGTIVVDTRNAYEVSIGTFKGAVDPATASFRDFPAWVEAHKADFEGRKVAMFCTGGIRCEKATAYVRSLGFEDVFHLKGGILKYLEEVPAEQSLWQGECFVFDERVSVSHGLAEGEAELCRACRHPVTASELTSPKYATGVSCPHCFDVRSDEDRKRYAERQRQVALAEARGKGPHIGS; this is translated from the coding sequence ATGACACCGTCCGCGCCATCCCAGCCTGTCCGCGTCGCCGCGCTTTACCGGTTTGCCCGGCTGGACGCGTTCGGCGAGCTGCGCGTGCCGCTCGCGGCCTTCTGCCGCGGACGCGGTATCAAGGGCACGCTGCTCCTGGCGCATGAAGGGATCAACGGCACCGTTGCCGGCAGCGAAGCCGCGATCGCCGATCTCATCGAGCATATCGAAACTATCGATGGACTGGCTGGCCTCGAGGTCAAGTACAGCATGGCTGCGGCAATGCCGTTCCACCGCATGAAGGTGCGGTTGAAGCGCGAGATCGTCACCATGGGCGTCGAGGATATCGACCCGGCGACGAGTGCGGGGACCTATGTGGCGCCCGCCGATTGGAACGCGCTGATTTCCGAGCCCGGCACGATCGTCGTCGACACGCGCAACGCCTATGAGGTCTCGATCGGCACCTTCAAGGGCGCGGTCGATCCGGCGACCGCGAGCTTTCGCGATTTTCCGGCCTGGGTGGAAGCGCACAAGGCGGATTTCGAAGGGCGCAAGGTGGCGATGTTCTGTACCGGCGGCATACGCTGCGAAAAGGCGACCGCCTATGTCAGGTCGCTCGGCTTCGAGGACGTCTTCCACCTCAAGGGCGGTATCCTCAAATATCTCGAGGAGGTTCCGGCGGAGCAGAGCCTGTGGCAGGGCGAGTGCTTCGTCTTCGACGAGCGGGTTTCCGTATCGCACGGCCTCGCCGAGGGCGAAGCGGAACTGTGTCGAGCCTGCCGCCACCCGGTGACGGCCAGCGAGCTGACGTCGCCGAAATATGCCACGGGCGTTTCCTGCCCGCATTGCTTCGACGTCCGTTCGGACGAAGACCGCAAGCGCTATGCGGAGCGCCAGCGGCAGGTGGCGCTGGCCGAGGCGCGCGGCAAGGGACCGCATATCGGATCGTGA
- a CDS encoding pyridoxal phosphate-dependent aminotransferase: MLHTISAFDRLGEENAFAVLARATALASQGRDIVNLGIGQPDFKTPHHIVEAAIKALHDGHHGYTPANGLLATREAVVRRTLTTTGVEVSPEAVMILPGGKPTMFAAILMFGEPGAEILYPDPGFPIYRSMIEFTGAAPISVPMREENGFAFSAEETLALITKKTRLLILNSPANPTGGVTPRAEIEKLVKGLEKHPDVAILSDEIYDVMTYDGETHCSLLRYPEIRDRLIVLNGWSKTWAMTGWRMGWSIWPNGDKGAHLYDKVRKLAVNCWSCVNAPSQFAGIAAIDGPQDDVDKMMRAFDRRRKVVVEGLNALPNISCITPKGAFYAFPNVSKTGWKAKKLASALLDDAGVALIGGPDFGILGEGYVRLSYANSEENISRALDRIGAFLAK, from the coding sequence ATGCTCCACACGATTTCGGCCTTCGATCGTCTCGGCGAGGAAAACGCCTTTGCCGTGCTGGCGCGCGCGACGGCGCTGGCGAGCCAGGGCCGCGACATCGTCAACCTCGGTATCGGCCAGCCCGACTTCAAGACGCCGCACCACATCGTCGAAGCCGCGATCAAGGCGCTGCATGACGGCCATCACGGCTACACGCCGGCCAACGGGCTTCTGGCGACGCGCGAAGCGGTGGTGCGGCGCACGCTGACCACCACCGGCGTCGAGGTCTCGCCCGAAGCGGTGATGATCCTACCTGGCGGCAAGCCGACCATGTTCGCCGCCATCCTGATGTTCGGCGAACCCGGCGCCGAGATCCTCTATCCGGACCCCGGCTTTCCCATCTACCGCTCGATGATCGAGTTCACCGGTGCGGCCCCCATTTCTGTGCCGATGCGCGAGGAGAACGGCTTTGCCTTCTCCGCCGAGGAGACGCTGGCGCTGATCACCAAAAAGACCAGGCTGCTGATCCTCAACTCGCCGGCCAACCCGACCGGCGGCGTGACGCCGCGCGCCGAGATCGAAAAGCTGGTCAAGGGGCTGGAGAAGCACCCCGATGTCGCCATCCTGTCCGACGAGATCTACGACGTCATGACCTATGACGGCGAGACGCATTGCTCGCTGCTCCGCTACCCCGAAATCCGCGACCGCCTGATCGTGCTCAACGGCTGGTCCAAGACCTGGGCGATGACCGGCTGGCGCATGGGCTGGTCGATCTGGCCGAACGGCGACAAGGGCGCCCATCTCTACGACAAGGTGCGCAAGCTGGCGGTCAATTGCTGGTCCTGCGTCAACGCGCCCAGCCAGTTCGCCGGCATCGCCGCCATCGACGGCCCGCAGGACGACGTCGACAAGATGATGCGCGCCTTCGATCGGCGCAGGAAGGTCGTCGTCGAAGGACTGAACGCCTTGCCCAACATCTCCTGCATCACGCCCAAGGGCGCATTCTATGCCTTCCCCAACGTGTCGAAGACCGGCTGGAAGGCCAAGAAGCTTGCCTCGGCGCTGCTCGATGATGCCGGCGTGGCGCTGATCGGCGGTCCCGATTTCGGCATTCTCGGCGAAGGCTATGTCAGGCTCTCCTACGCCAATTCCGAGGAGAACATCTCGCGCGCACTGGACAGGATTGGAGCGTTCCTGGCGAAGTGA
- a CDS encoding YciI family protein gives MFYAILAYHVEDAIKALTPQEDAALMAELLKINTRLHEEGTLGPSARLGATQDACTLRGPGDGVILDGPFAETKEQLLGLYVVDCATRDDAIAIARDLRRVNPTAVYEIRPILLFKPGVPLAAK, from the coding sequence ATGTTCTATGCAATCCTTGCCTATCACGTCGAGGACGCGATCAAGGCGCTGACGCCGCAGGAAGATGCGGCGCTGATGGCCGAGTTGCTGAAGATAAACACCAGGCTTCACGAGGAAGGTACGCTTGGACCCTCCGCGCGTCTGGGAGCGACACAGGATGCCTGCACCCTGCGCGGCCCGGGCGACGGCGTTATCCTCGACGGTCCTTTCGCCGAGACCAAGGAACAGTTGCTCGGCCTCTATGTCGTCGACTGCGCCACGAGAGACGACGCCATCGCGATCGCCCGCGACCTTCGCCGCGTCAATCCTACAGCCGTTTACGAGATCAGGCCGATTTTGCTGTTCAAGCCCGGCGTGCCGCTGGCGGCCAAATGA
- a CDS encoding GNAT family N-acetyltransferase has product MSENLKDWQPRPRPERKVLEGRTVRLEPLSAAKHGDGLYEASSVSDVDGRFAWLPDYPPETRAAFQPWLDKVEASEDPLFFTVIDKASGKVAGRQTLMRIDPAYGVIEIGNIYWGPLISRKPAATEAQFLFMKYIFDELGYRRYEWKCNNRNEPSKRAAERFGFKFEGIFRQHLIVKGENRDTAWYSIIDKEWPALRKAYEAWLDPANFDGAGQQKRRLEDFRAEFGA; this is encoded by the coding sequence GTGTCGGAAAATCTCAAGGATTGGCAACCGCGTCCGCGCCCGGAGCGCAAGGTGCTGGAGGGCCGCACTGTCAGGCTCGAACCGCTGAGTGCCGCAAAGCATGGCGACGGCCTCTATGAGGCGTCCTCGGTTTCCGACGTCGACGGCCGCTTCGCCTGGCTGCCGGACTATCCGCCGGAAACCCGCGCCGCCTTCCAGCCTTGGCTGGACAAGGTCGAAGCCAGTGAGGATCCGCTTTTCTTCACCGTCATCGACAAGGCCAGCGGCAAAGTCGCAGGTCGCCAGACGCTGATGCGCATCGATCCCGCCTACGGCGTTATCGAGATCGGCAATATCTATTGGGGCCCACTGATTTCACGAAAGCCGGCGGCGACGGAAGCGCAGTTCCTGTTCATGAAATACATCTTCGACGAGCTCGGCTACCGGCGCTACGAATGGAAGTGCAACAACCGCAACGAGCCGTCGAAGCGGGCGGCGGAACGCTTCGGCTTCAAGTTCGAGGGGATTTTCCGCCAGCATCTCATCGTCAAGGGTGAAAACCGCGATACCGCGTGGTATTCGATCATCGACAAGGAGTGGCCGGCCCTTCGCAAAGCCTATGAGGCGTGGCTCGATCCGGCCAATTTCGACGGCGCCGGCCAGCAGAAACGACGGCTCGAGGATTTTCGCGCGGAGTTCGGGGCTTAG
- a CDS encoding tellurite resistance TerB family protein → MFDPKKLLDDLLGSQIPGTSGTVRDKAGQAVQMAKDNPLAAGALAAVLLGTGAGREVTGAAVKLGGLAAIGGLAYKAYQNYKAGNAPEQAPAAGEPELLPPPKDTAFHPSQAPQGEDEFTLTLVRAMISAAKADGHVDDDERKKIAGKLSLAGIGAEAEKFLMAELEKPLDLDTLVAGAHTDAQKLELYTASRLTIDPDTRAERGYLDLLAGRLGLPDALVDHVEATVSAAKVPAAKAGTSPNPRW, encoded by the coding sequence ATGTTCGATCCCAAGAAGCTTCTCGACGATCTGCTCGGCTCGCAAATTCCCGGCACCAGCGGCACTGTCCGCGACAAGGCCGGGCAGGCGGTGCAGATGGCCAAGGACAACCCGTTGGCCGCGGGCGCGCTGGCGGCGGTGCTGCTTGGAACGGGTGCCGGCCGCGAAGTGACGGGTGCAGCCGTGAAGCTCGGCGGGCTCGCCGCGATCGGCGGCCTCGCCTACAAGGCCTACCAGAATTACAAGGCCGGCAACGCGCCGGAGCAAGCGCCAGCCGCCGGCGAACCGGAATTGCTGCCGCCGCCCAAGGACACGGCCTTCCATCCGTCGCAGGCGCCGCAAGGCGAGGATGAATTCACGCTGACGCTGGTGCGGGCGATGATCTCGGCCGCCAAGGCCGATGGCCATGTCGACGACGACGAGCGCAAGAAGATCGCCGGCAAGCTCAGCCTTGCAGGGATTGGCGCCGAGGCCGAGAAATTCCTGATGGCCGAACTGGAGAAGCCGCTCGATCTCGACACGCTGGTGGCCGGCGCCCATACCGACGCACAGAAGCTCGAACTTTACACCGCCTCGCGCCTGACCATCGATCCGGACACACGCGCCGAGCGCGGCTATCTCGACCTGCTCGCCGGACGGCTGGGCCTGCCGGACGCGCTGGTCGACCATGTCGAGGCGACAGTTTCAGCGGCCAAGGTGCCGGCGGCCAAGGCGGGCACCTCGCCCAATCCGCGCTGGTAG
- a CDS encoding cation diffusion facilitator family transporter, giving the protein MAHAHSHDHSGHDHGAGHVHGSTDKKRVLIAACLTAGFMVAEAFGGLFTGSLALLADAGHMLADAIALGLAWYAFHLADRPGTGRLTYGFGRVKTLVAYTNGIAIFVIALWIVYEAWERLQRPPPVLGGPMLVVAVLGLLVNIGSFLALHGGDRESLNMRGAILHVLGDLLGSAAAIVAAVVILATGWTPIDPILSVLVALLILSTAWSLMRAAAHVLLEGVPESLDRDLIARDLEKTIQGVREVHHMHIWSLDGASNMATLHACLDEGVDAHQAVSAIKKRLASEHAISHATVEPEFGQCADDGDGHEYEPDAAAHHGHHH; this is encoded by the coding sequence TTGGCGCATGCCCATTCCCACGACCATAGCGGGCATGATCACGGGGCCGGCCATGTGCATGGCTCGACCGACAAGAAGCGCGTTCTGATCGCGGCCTGCCTGACGGCGGGCTTCATGGTGGCGGAAGCGTTTGGCGGTCTTTTCACCGGGTCGCTGGCGCTGCTGGCGGACGCCGGCCACATGCTTGCCGACGCCATCGCGCTCGGCCTTGCCTGGTATGCGTTTCATCTCGCGGACCGGCCGGGGACGGGCCGTCTCACCTACGGCTTCGGCCGGGTGAAGACGCTGGTCGCCTATACCAACGGCATCGCCATCTTCGTTATCGCGCTCTGGATCGTCTATGAGGCGTGGGAGCGCCTGCAGAGGCCGCCGCCGGTGCTGGGCGGACCGATGCTGGTCGTGGCGGTGCTCGGTCTGCTGGTCAATATAGGCTCCTTCCTGGCGCTGCATGGCGGCGATCGCGAGAGCCTCAACATGCGCGGCGCCATATTGCATGTGCTTGGCGACCTGCTGGGCTCGGCCGCGGCGATCGTGGCGGCGGTTGTCATCCTTGCGACCGGCTGGACGCCGATCGACCCGATCCTGTCGGTGCTCGTCGCGTTGCTGATCCTGTCGACGGCATGGTCGCTGATGCGTGCCGCGGCCCATGTGCTGCTCGAAGGCGTGCCGGAGAGCCTTGACCGGGATCTCATCGCCAGGGACCTCGAAAAGACCATCCAGGGCGTGCGTGAAGTGCACCATATGCACATCTGGTCGCTCGACGGCGCCAGCAACATGGCGACGCTGCATGCCTGCCTGGACGAAGGCGTCGACGCGCACCAGGCGGTCAGCGCCATCAAGAAGCGGCTTGCCAGCGAGCACGCCATCAGCCATGCCACCGTGGAACCGGAGTTCGGCCAATGCGCCGACGACGGCGACGGTCATGAGTATGAACCCGATGCGGCCGCGCATCACGGCCACCACCACTAG
- a CDS encoding SDR family oxidoreductase, with product MTEQKTAIVTGAGTGIGKSVATALLEAGWNTVFCGRRKSVLDAAVAEAGPTEARALAVACDISKVGEVYDLFETVAEAFGRVDLLFNNAGMGYKSTPIDEIPVEVWDEIVGVNLTGSFLCARAAFGAMRKQRPMGGRIINNGSVSAYAPRPGSVPYTATKHAITGLTKTLALDGRPYDIACGQIDIGNALTDMAQPMTVGVPQANGSIAAEAVMDVQHVANAVLHMASLPLDANVLFMTVMATKMPFVGRG from the coding sequence ATGACCGAGCAGAAAACCGCCATTGTCACCGGCGCCGGCACGGGCATCGGCAAAAGCGTCGCCACGGCGCTGCTTGAGGCGGGCTGGAACACCGTGTTCTGCGGACGCCGCAAATCCGTGCTGGATGCGGCGGTCGCCGAGGCCGGGCCGACGGAGGCCAGGGCCCTGGCGGTTGCCTGCGACATCAGCAAGGTTGGCGAGGTGTACGATCTGTTCGAGACGGTGGCGGAAGCGTTCGGCCGCGTCGATCTGCTCTTCAACAATGCCGGCATGGGCTACAAGTCGACGCCGATCGACGAGATCCCGGTCGAGGTGTGGGACGAGATCGTCGGGGTCAACCTCACAGGTTCGTTCCTGTGCGCGCGCGCCGCCTTCGGCGCCATGCGCAAGCAGCGGCCGATGGGCGGGCGTATCATCAACAACGGCTCGGTGTCGGCCTATGCGCCGCGCCCGGGCTCGGTGCCCTATACGGCCACCAAGCATGCGATCACCGGGCTGACCAAGACGCTGGCGCTCGACGGCCGCCCCTATGATATCGCCTGCGGCCAGATCGACATCGGCAACGCGCTGACCGATATGGCGCAGCCGATGACCGTCGGCGTGCCGCAGGCCAATGGCTCCATCGCCGCCGAAGCGGTGATGGATGTCCAGCATGTCGCGAATGCCGTCCTCCACATGGCCAGCCTGCCGCTTGACGCCAATGTGCTGTTCATGACCGTGATGGCGACCAAGATGCCGTTTGTCGGGCGCGGCTGA
- a CDS encoding nickel/cobalt transporter has product MNPVTKPSLRLAFGLLALTFVTMHFANAAHAQSSLGIGVNDGMAPSTGPFAHVLMWINLRQQEFYRALATAMKAMRQDGSKIWILVGLSFAYGIFHAAGPGHGKAVISSYMVANEVALRRGILLSFVSALLQGLTAVAVMALAYFVLRGTAVSMTDAAWFMEIMSFVFVTLFGAWLLWRKLGPSITRLFGGAPAYSLSAAHAGHSHASHSQAAHSAHAHSHALHVHEDHDHAHGHSHDHHGAYDHHQDHGAHDHAHHGHAAGEVCETCGHSHAPDPALLSGDRFDWRTAWTAVAAVGIRPCSGALIVLSFALLNGLWLGGLLSVLAMSIGTAITVSALATVAVTAKNWAVYFAGDGRMGNRIHSVVEIGGAAFVFLFGLLLLSASLTGSV; this is encoded by the coding sequence ATGAACCCGGTGACGAAACCGTCCCTGCGTTTGGCATTCGGCCTGTTGGCCCTCACCTTTGTCACGATGCATTTCGCCAACGCCGCGCACGCCCAGAGTTCGCTGGGCATCGGCGTCAATGACGGCATGGCGCCCAGCACCGGTCCGTTCGCCCACGTCCTGATGTGGATTAATCTGAGGCAACAGGAATTCTATCGTGCGCTGGCAACGGCCATGAAGGCGATGCGCCAGGACGGCAGCAAGATCTGGATACTCGTCGGCCTATCCTTCGCCTACGGCATCTTCCACGCCGCCGGCCCCGGCCACGGCAAGGCGGTGATCTCGTCCTACATGGTGGCCAATGAAGTGGCGCTGCGGCGCGGCATCCTGTTGTCCTTCGTCTCGGCCCTGCTGCAGGGTCTGACCGCGGTAGCGGTGATGGCGCTCGCTTATTTCGTGCTGCGCGGCACGGCCGTCTCGATGACCGACGCGGCCTGGTTCATGGAGATCATGAGCTTTGTCTTTGTCACGCTGTTCGGCGCCTGGCTGCTGTGGCGCAAGCTCGGTCCTTCCATCACGCGCCTGTTCGGCGGGGCACCCGCTTACAGCCTGTCGGCGGCCCATGCCGGGCATTCCCACGCCAGCCATTCGCAGGCTGCTCATTCGGCGCATGCTCATTCGCATGCGCTGCACGTTCATGAAGACCACGACCATGCACATGGCCATTCGCACGACCATCACGGCGCGTATGACCACCACCAGGACCATGGCGCGCACGATCATGCGCATCATGGCCACGCGGCCGGCGAAGTCTGCGAAACCTGCGGCCACTCGCATGCGCCCGATCCGGCGCTGCTGTCGGGCGACCGCTTCGACTGGCGCACGGCCTGGACGGCGGTGGCGGCGGTTGGCATCCGCCCCTGCTCCGGCGCGCTGATCGTGCTGAGCTTCGCACTGCTCAACGGGCTCTGGCTCGGTGGGCTGCTGTCGGTGCTGGCGATGTCGATCGGAACCGCGATCACTGTGTCCGCGCTGGCGACGGTCGCGGTGACCGCCAAGAACTGGGCGGTTTATTTCGCCGGCGACGGCCGCATGGGCAACCGCATCCATTCGGTCGTCGAGATCGGCGGCGCCGCCTTCGTCTTCCTGTTCGGACTGTTGTTGCTTTCAGCGAGCCTGACGGGCAGCGTCTAG
- the denD gene encoding D-erythronate dehydrogenase, whose translation MRILITGAAGMVGCKLIARLAKDGTLRGKKITALELHDIVSPQAPTLDGVSIHTHTGDLAEAGAAESLVASRPDVIFHLAGIVSGEAEANFDLGYRVNLDGTRALFDAIRLAGFAPRIVFTSSIAVFGAPFPDVIPDDFHPTPLTSYGTQKQMSEALLADYTRRGFFDGIGIRLPTICVRPGKPNKAASSFFSGIIREPLSGHEAILPVPRSVVHTHASPRSAVNFLIHAAEIDGAAVGPRRNLTMPGVAVTVGEQIEALERIAGAKAVKLIREEPDETIWAIVKGWPTRFEARRSRELGFVAEKSFDEIIRAHIEDELGGKIPG comes from the coding sequence ATGCGCATTCTGATCACCGGCGCCGCGGGCATGGTCGGCTGCAAACTCATCGCCCGGCTGGCCAAGGACGGCACGCTGCGCGGCAAGAAGATCACCGCACTCGAACTGCACGACATCGTGTCGCCGCAGGCGCCGACCCTCGACGGTGTCAGCATCCATACCCATACCGGCGATCTCGCCGAGGCGGGCGCCGCCGAAAGCCTGGTCGCGTCGCGTCCCGACGTCATTTTCCACCTCGCCGGCATCGTGTCCGGCGAGGCGGAAGCCAATTTCGATCTCGGCTACCGCGTCAATCTCGACGGGACGCGGGCGCTGTTCGATGCCATCCGGCTGGCGGGCTTTGCGCCACGCATCGTCTTCACCTCATCGATCGCCGTGTTCGGCGCGCCGTTCCCGGATGTCATTCCCGATGACTTCCACCCGACTCCGCTGACCTCCTACGGCACGCAGAAACAGATGAGCGAGGCGCTGCTGGCCGACTATACCAGGCGCGGTTTCTTCGACGGCATCGGCATCCGGCTGCCGACGATCTGCGTGCGGCCAGGCAAGCCCAACAAGGCGGCCTCCAGCTTCTTCTCCGGCATCATCCGCGAGCCGCTGAGCGGCCACGAGGCGATCCTGCCGGTGCCGCGCTCGGTCGTGCACACCCATGCCAGCCCGCGCTCGGCCGTGAACTTCCTGATCCATGCGGCTGAAATCGATGGTGCGGCCGTTGGGCCGCGCCGTAACCTGACGATGCCGGGCGTCGCCGTCACCGTCGGCGAGCAGATCGAGGCGCTGGAACGCATTGCCGGCGCGAAGGCAGTGAAGTTGATCCGCGAGGAGCCAGATGAGACGATCTGGGCGATCGTCAAGGGCTGGCCGACGCGGTTCGAGGCGCGGCGGTCACGAGAACTCGGTTTTGTGGCCGAGAAGAGTTTCGACGAGATCATCCGCGCCCATATCGAGGATGAACTCGGCGGCAAGATTCCCGGTTAA